The Haloarcula laminariae genomic sequence CTGTTCGGCCACGTCGGGGACGCTGTTGTCGTCGCCCTCGCGCAGGTGAATCGCGGTCTGGCCCACCACCCCGTCGACCGGGCCGTCCGCGGTGTGAATCGTGACGTGCTGGCCCCGCGAGACGGTCTTGTCCGAGCCGCCGATGCGGCCCATCCGGACGTGCCCGTCGTCTGTCAGCTCCCGGACAATGAACCCTATCTCGTCGCCGTGGCCGGCCAGTGCGACCTCGGTGTCGCCCCCGGAAAGCGTCGCAACGGCGTTGCCGTAGTCGTCGGTGCGGACCTCGTCGGCGAACTCACTCACGTAGTCGACCCACACGCGCTGGCTGTCGGCTTCGAAGCCCGACGGCCCGGGCGTCGAGAGCAGTTCCTCGAGCAGCTGTCGTCGTCGCTCGTCCATACCCGGCCTTTGCCGTCGTCGGTCATGAATAGCCGGGGTAGCACAACCACTAAAAGTCAAGAGCGTGATGTATTACTATGGTCGACATCACGCTTTTCGAACTGCATCTCGACGGCTCGGAGTTCACCGCCAACGCGCCCGGGGTCGGCGGGAACGACGACGAAGCGGCGGACGAAAGCGACTCGGGCGGGGCCCCGCTGGGGCTTGTCGCCGTCCTGGCGCTGGTCGCTCTCGTGGTCGTGACGGTCGCCGCCAAGAAGCTAACCGGGGGCGACGAGGAACCCCCGCTCGGCGAGATGGAGTAACCGCCGGGAGAAGGCCTATGGCGCCCCGAACCGTTGCTGGGGTATGGGAATATATCACAGCGTCCGCGCCGTCGCCGGCGCGACCGGTGACGGGCCGATAGACTGGACGGCGGTCGCCGAGGCCGCCAAGGAGTCGACGGACCCCGGCGACCTCGCGCTCTCCGCGGCGGAGACGGAGGGGTACACCACGGACGTCCGCGACGCCCGGGACCGGGTACGGGCGGTCTCCGGGCTCGACTTCGACCTCCCGGAGACCGTCGAGATTCAGAACCGCCACCACTGGATCGACGCCAACGTCGCGACCTTCGAACGGGTGATGGCGCCCATCGAACAGCAGGCCGAGTACATCCCGGGCGTCGCCCGCGCCGTCAACACCGGCTCGATGGCCTTCGCGCTCTCATTCCTGGGGAACAACGTTCTCGGGCAGTACGACCCCCTTCTGCTCGCCGACAACGACGACCACGCGCTGTACTTCGTCCGGCCGAACATCCAGCGCGTCGCCGGCCAGCTCGGCGTCGACGGCGACCGCTTCCGCCGCTGGATAGCGTTCCACGAGGTGACCCATGCCGCCGAATTCGGGGCCGCGCCGTGGCTCTCCGACCACATGGAGGAGACGATGGAGGAGACCATCGAGAAGCTCTCCAGCGGCGAACTCGACCGGTCCTCGCTGGGCGAACTGGACACGACAATGACCGCCGTGGAGGGGTACGCCGAACTGCTGATGGACCGCGCCTTCGACGACGAGTACGACGACCTCCGCCGGAAGGTCGACGAGCGCCGACAGGGTCGGGGCCCCGTCGCCACGCTGGTCCGGCGGTTCCTCGGCCTCGGGATGAAACGCCAGCAGTACGAGCGCGGCAAGGCCTTCTTCGAGACGGTGGCCGACGCCCGCGGCGTCGCCGCGGCGGGCCGGGTCTGGGAGTCGCCGGAGACGCTGCCGACGGACGAGGAGATAGAGACGCCGCGGCTGTGGGTCGAGCGCGTGCTGGACTGACAGCGGCGCGAGATGCGCTGTCGGCGCTCAGCTGGCGGTACAGATGCAATCAGGCGGTTTCGCTTGCGTACTTCTCGTCGTATGCGTCCACGAGGCTCAGCACGGTCTCGGTGCTCTCGCCGCGGACGATATAGACCTCTTCAGTCGCGTCGCCGCTATCGGTCCCGGTGTGTGAGCCCGCACCTATCACATATGCGTCGCCAGCGTACACATCGAACGTGACCGCGTTGTCGCCCACCTCGGTCTGGGACTGCCGGGTCGGCTCCTCGACATCGACGAAGAACTCTACCATGGAATCTATCAGCGACTCCCCGAATCCGTCCTCGACGACGAACAGTAGCTGGTCCCCGTCCTCCGTATCCGTCGGCCAACCGATAATCTCCGTCGTCGGCTGGTCGCCGCTGTCCGACGTGACGCTCGTCTGTGAGGACAGGAACGTCGGCGTCACCGAAATCGATTCGGACTGATAGCTTTGTCTGACCTCCCGTTCGTACTGGAACGGTGACTCGGAGGTGTTCTGCGTCGTCCCCTGTTGGTTCTGGCCGGTTTGCTCCGGAGTCTCGACCGCCCCGTCATCGATGAGAGAGTAGCCGACCCCGGCGACTGCACCTACCGCGGCCAAACTGCTGAGGAGGGTGCGCCGGGAGACCGTCGCGCCACCGGCGTCGGCGCCAGATTGGTCCGCGGTGCCGGTACGGTCCCCGGCAGCGTCACGCTGTGACTGGTCGGCAGGCTCGTCTCGGCTCTCGTCGGCTGTATTGGGTCGGTCTGTCATTAGTAGTCGAACGTTGATTGTGGCCCGTACTCCTCGTAGTTCAGCGAGTCCTGGTAGTTGTCCAGTCCGCGACCAAAGCTTGCGCCGACGGCCGCCGCGGTGTACTGGCTCAGATTGAGCCACGTGCTCCCGTTGTCTTCCCACTCCTGGGCGTTCGTCTCCGCCCCGAGCGCCGCATCGTAGCCGTCACCCAGCGCTCCGGAAGAGAGGTCCTCGTACGTCTTGCTGATTCCGTAGCTGGCACTGGCCTCGATCTGGTAGTCGACCTGCCTGAGCGCCAGCATTCTGAGGATTCCCGACGGACCGATACTGTAGTTGTTCACGAGCGTTTCCAGCCCGATCAGCTTGTTGAGCAGCGGTTGTTGGGCGCCTGCCGCGGCTTTCCCAATAGCTGCGATCTCGGATTGTGCTTCCGCCGCGTTACTGACCCCTTCGACCGCGATAGAGATAGCCGCGGTCGCAAGGACGGTGAAGCCGGTGCTTTTGAGGTCGGTCGAACTGCTGATAGAATTCATACCGACGCTCGTGTGGATACTGTCCGCCTGCCGGAACACCTCCACAACCGTCGCTGCGCTCTCGGCGATTGTTTTCACATCATCGACACGCTCGTACGCCTGCAAAGTCGATTGGGCGATATCAACCGCCGGGCTACTGATGTTTTCGAGCGATTCGGTGGCCTCCGGGACCTGATTCTCCGCCCATTCGAGTGAGGCACTCGCGCCGCCGATGTTAGCGAACACTTCGTGGTACGGTCGGTTGAAGTCTTGTTGGCCCCAATCAAACGTGGTAACCGCGAGGTCGAGGACCTGTACCGCCGAGGCCTTCGTATCGACAGCGCCCAACGCCAGGACGCCGCTTAGCTTCGTAAAGAGGTTCGCGGTCCGCGCCAACTGCTCCGCGTCCTCCCACTTCTCGTACTCTTTTCTCACGGATTCGAGACGCGCCTGCGAGTCGTAGGGGTATTCTTCGCAGTACCGATAGCTGATTGCAACGCTGGCAGCCCGCTCGGGTTCCAATAGCTCGTACGACGTCGTGGTAAAGGCGTATCGGTCGTCCGGCTCCTCGGGTATCTGGTCGAGGACGTAATGGTCCTCGCCCTCCAGAGTGACTGTGGCGAGGCGGTTCGCGTCCCGGAGCCGGTCGCTACTGTCGGTGGCTGTCGCCGGCGTACTGGTGGGCGTCTCGCTGGACTGGAGCGTGATAGACCGCGTCGCGACGTGGTCATCGGTGACGACACTGATAGTCCGGTCGCCCGTCTCCGAGCTTTCGAGGTTCCATGTCAGGGTAACTGTGTCTGTCGCGCCTGCCCCGAGGGTGACCTCCGTCTCGTCCAGTTCGGTACCGGACGAGCGCTCCAAGGTGACCAGCTGCGTTCCGTCGGCGTCACCCGTATTCTCCACCTCGGCCGTGACGCTGACTTCGGTTCCCGCCGTAACCGGCGCGTTGGTGGAGACGATATCCACGGCGAAGGTCGCACTCGCCTGGGCACTGTTCGTGTATATCTCTCTCACCTCGTCGCCCGACAGCTGGCCGTCGTAGATGCGGAGGTCCGAAAGCTTGCCGACCAGCAGATCGTACCAGTCGGGACTGCTTGTTCCGTACCAGCTTCCTATCGTCTGGTGAGACCAGTAGTTCGTGTTCCGGGGGCTGTACCCGGAGAGGTCGTCGTCGTGAAACGCCTCCGCGCCGTCGATATAACAGGTCAGATAGTCGGCCGCGTTGACGACGAGCGCGAGGTGGTGCCACTCTCCCGTCGTGACGTGTAGCTCCGCGTCAGTGGCATCGTCCGTGGTGTAGGACTCGCCCTCCCCCAGGGAACTAATACCGAACCGTATCTCGACTGACCCGCTGGTGTCAGCCGCCGGGAGGGCCTCGAGGACGTACTCCGCGTCGTTTCGCAAGATGTGATGGTCCGCCGGTGAGTTGTTCGGGCTCCCCCCTTCCGTGCTATCGAAATACAGCCAGCCGGTGACGGTGACAGGTCCGTGCTCCCGTTCTACGATGCTGAGTTCGGGGTTGTCGCTTCCGGAGCCGACGAGAAGCCCGTCGTCCCCGTCCATCGCGACCCCGGCCCGGCCGTGATATCTCCCGACCGTGGGGTCGCCCTGGCCGATGGACGCATCGGCGTCGCCGACTGTATCGTCGAACCCGTTCGCAAACGGCCAGCGGGCGACGAGGTCGTCGGCTCTGACGATACCGCTATCGGCCTTCGGAGCGGTCTCCCGGTAGACCTGCTGAATCTGTGGCTCGTCTATGCCCGGTTGGTACACCCGCAGGTCGGCGAGTTTGCCCCGCATCAGATGGCCCCACTCCTCGGGATTGCCGCCGTACCAACTGCCAATCGTCACGTCGGTCCAGAAGTCGGAACTGGACTCGTTGTACCCGTCCATCTGGTCGTCGGTGAACGCCACCTCCCCGTCGACGTATATCTCCAGGCGTTCGCCCGGCGTGACCAGAAACGCGAGGTGATGCCACTCGTCTACCGGGACGGTGACTTCGTCTTCGTCGGCCATGCTATAGCCGTTGGCGTCTCCATCGCTGTAGGGGCTGATGCTGAGCCGAACGCCGACGCCGGAGCCGGATTCCGCTTCGCGCCCGACGATGCGGACTCCGGTGTCGTTCCGGTAGAGACTGTGGCTCGCCGCCGACTCCCCGGACGGGTCGTTCCCGGTTTCGGAGTCGAAATACGCCCACATGGTGATACAGAACCGGGGTTGGTCCGCGCCACAGAGGTCCAGCTCCCCATGGCCGCCCCTGCTCGCCCGGAGCGCGTCAGTCCCATCGAAGGCCACGCAGTCGCGACCGCTGTGGCGTTCTATCGACGGTGAGTCTCTGGCTGCTGTCGCGTCGTTACCTCCGGCGACATCGGCGAAACCGTCGCTGAAAGGCCATCTGCTCACCAGGTTCTCTTCCCCGACCACCGCTGTCTGCGTCGATGCCGTATCCATGAGCACGTTGTGAAGTCGTAGTCGGATTCAGCGGCCCCGTCCATATCAGGGTACAAATTAGCGATTTGAAAAACGTGTTGGTTGAAACAACATACTCCACACGTGTCAGTGGCCGTGAGTTGGGGAGCCACTGGCTATGAAACAGCCAGGCCGGCGACGGACCCGACGAACGATTGGCGGTCTCAGTTCGGTCGGTACAGAGAGCTCAAATGTCGCTTTAGAAGATTGGATCTATAACGCCTGTTTGAATTCCACGAGTGCAAACACAACGGCAATAGCTCCGAATGCTACACCAATCGCACCTAAAAGCTGATTTCGCGGAACAACAGTCGTCTGTGAGACGGTCAGCAGTGCCAGCAATATAACGTGGAGGGCAAGCAATCGATCTGTCCGGTCAGACATATGACGAATCCATGGCGATTCAGTAAAGAAATATTCGATTACTACGTACTCAAACCACCCAAGCAAGTCAATCGTACCTCGGGGAACGGAGCGATGCCGGACGCCGCTCGACACGGTTCTCGTTTCCGCCGTCTACTTTCGACGGTCTCGATTCGTGGCCCGCTCCTCGGGCTCTTCGGACTCCTCACGGCGCTCCCGAAGCCGCTCCCCGGGTTTCGGTCCGCGGTCCAGGTCGTCCTCGTAGGGCGTCTCGGCGATGCTGTCGGGGAAGGTGAACTGCGCGAGGAGCCCGCCGACGAGTGCCGCGGCGACGCCGACGGCCAGCGCGGCGACCAGCCCGCCAGACCCCCACAGCGTCACCAGCGACATCGAGAGACCGACGAGCAGCGCGAAACCGACCTTCAGCCGGACCAGGAACTTCTCGCGGTCTTCCTTGGTCACCGAGGGGCCGACCATCACCGGGCACCCATCAGTAGAACCCCCGCTCGACGTCCTCGTCGATGACGTCCTCGAACTCCGCCTCAAGCAGCTGTTCGGCCTCCTCGAAGGTCTCGGTCAGGTCGTCCATCCGGTCGGGGCGGTCGTACTGGTCGTACTCCATCGGGCCGTAGGCCGGCGAGTCCATCGCGTCGAGCATGTCCTCGACGAGCGCCCGCGGCGTCGTCGGCGCGTCGGCGTGAGTCTCCAGGACGGTCTCTAAGTTCTGTGCCTTCTCCTTGGCGTCGTCCTCGTCCTCGGGCCCCTGCTGGACGCCGAAGACGCCGGTCCCCTGCTCGGGAAAGAGCGGGTCGATGTCGTCGTCTATCTTCCGGGCGACCTGCGAGCCGACGCCCTGGACGGCCATCGGGTTCTTCGCGTAGGTCTTCAGCTGGTACACCCCCGCGGAGGGGTGGCCGATGTACATGTCCTCGCCGATACCGCCCGCGCGGTCGCCCCCGACGGCGCGCCACCCGCCGGGGTCGGCGTTGCTGTCCATCACGTCCTCGATGATGTCCTGCCAGTCGCGAACGCGCATACACCGGCGTTGGGTCCGGGTCAGAATGAACCCATCGGTCCAGCGGATGCCAGGGATTGATTACCGTCCCGACAACAGCTACACATAACTTCGGTAACTGAATCAGGTGCGTCCACGCGTGGGAACTACAGGCGGCGACGGCGGGGATATCGGCGTCGACAGTCGCCAGCTTCTGCTGGTCGTCGTCTGCCTGTTCGGCCTCGTCGCGGCGGCCTTTCTCGCGCCGGTCGCGGGCCAGAACGCCCCGTTCGGGGACGGGGCCGGCGACCCGTCTGAACGCGTCCCTGACAACCAGGGCGGGGGAGGCGGTGACAGCGCCGGCGACGGGTTCGACGTTCCGGAGTGGCTTCGGGACCTCTTCGGCGGCGGCGATACCGGGGGCGGTGACAGCGGGACCCCGAGCAAGTGCCAGGTCTACGTGGAGAGTACTCCGAAACCCGGAGCACAGGCGACGGTCTTCGTCACCGTCGACGGTGAACCGAGTAGCGGCGTCCGGGTGTGGTTCAACGGTGACTACGTCGGTCGCACGGACGGCCGAGGGGTCGTGACCGGCGAGGTCCCCTTCGAGACCGAGCTGAACGTCACGGTCGAGTCGCCCGTCGACGAGCCGTGCGCGTTCTCGCGGACCGCGCCGGTCGGGCCCTCGGAGTCCGGCGCGGTCGGTTCGGGCGTATCGACGGCGCTCGCGAGTGGGACGAGCGCTATCGGTGTCACACCGGCGTCCCCGAAACTCGACGCCGGGCCGGTCCGCCAGCAGCGCGGCGGCGCGAACAACACGACGCAGTTCGAGGTGGCCAGCGACGCCAGTATCCGTGTCGAGGGCGACCCGTACCCGGGGACGACCGTCACGCTCGTCGCGACGGTCCGGGGCGTGCCGATGGCGAACGCCAGCGTCGCCGTCGACGGGGAGACGGTCGGAACGACCGACGAGCGGGGCCGATACCGGCTCTCCGTCCCCGACCGCGACAGCGTCCGGGTGACCGTCAGCCGCGGCGAGATACGCGGCCGGACCACGGTTTCGGTGTTACAGCTCGCAGTCGGCTACGAGCCACAGCTTGCGGTCCCGGGCGAAACCGTGACCGTGAACGTGACGCGAAACGGCGAGCCGGTCCGGAACGCGACCGTGGCAGCCGACGGGGAGACGCTGGGAACCACCGGTCCCAGCGGCCGGGTGAACTTTACCGCGCCGCTGACGACGGGCGGGACGGTCACGGCCACCACGCCGCTCCAGCGCGCGACGGTCCCGGTGGTGTACGCGTATCTCTACACCGTCGGCGCGTCGCTCCTGCTGGTCGTTCTCTCGACCGTGACGACCTGGGTGACGGCCCGGCGCCGCGACCGCGAGACGGCCCGGCGCGTCGCCCGCTGGTGGGGCGCCGTCGGGGTCCTGTTCGCTGGCTACGCCGTCTGGGAACTGCCGGGGCTGGGCGTCGCCGCTATCTGCGTCCTCGTCGTCGCCCTCTACCGGCACCGGCAAGCGGTCCGAAGCGGTGGGGCGACGGCCGCGGAGCGGGCCGGGGCGTTGCTGGAGCGATGTAAACGAGGACTCCTGCGTGTCGTCGAGGGTCTCGAAGCGACCGTCGACTGGCTCCACGCACAGGCCACGCGGTTCGGGGCGTGGCTCCGCTCGCTGCCCACCTCGCTTTCGGCTCTCGGCGCTCGGTTCTGGGGATGGCTCCGCACGCTGCCCGGACGGCTGCTGGCCGGGCTCCGCGAGTCGCGCCGCGCCGTCGCCGCCGCGCTCGCCGCCGCCGCGCTCGCCGCCGTCGCCGTCGTCGGGACCGCCACCTACGCGTACGGGGTCCCGGGGTTCCTCCTCTCCGTCAGTCTGGTCGCTCTCGCGGCGATTGCCTGGTGGCTCCGGCGGCGAGCGGGCGGGGCCGGTACTGCCGCGGCGTCGGCACCGTCGACGGCCGACAGCGCAGCGGCGACCGAGGACGGCGACGACCCGATGCTGCGCCGACTCTGGCGGCGGCTGGCGAGGTGGGTCCTGCCGGAGACCTGGCGGACGCGAACGCCCGCCGAGGTGTCCCGGGCGGCGATTGAACGGGGGCTGCCGCGCGGGCCCGTCGAGACGCTGACCGAGGCGTTCCGCGACGCAGAGTACGGCGGTCGGTCGGGCGAGCAACGGCGTGAACGGGCCAGGGCGGCCTTCGACGAGATTGCCGGCGCGCGGGACGAGGAGGGCGAGGAACGATGAGACGGCTCACGACGGTGCTGGCCGGCGTCGGCGCGCTGCTCGTGGTCCTGGGCGCCGTGTTCGGCCTGTTGGCCGGGAGCCCCGCCGCGCGGGTCCCGTCCCCGGTCGCCCTCTTCGGCGGGGTGCTCGTGGTCGCCCTGACGCTGTGGAAGCTGGTCCGCTCGCCGGGCGGGGGGTTCGCGCCCGCCCCGTGGGACGAGGACGGGGCTATCGTCGACGAGCCGCCCGAGTCGACGGCGCGGACCGACCCCATCTCGGGGACGGCGCTGTCGGGTGTCATCGAGGCGGCCGCGAGCGACGCGCGCGATGAGACCGTCGAGGCGGGGCTGGCGACGGTCAGGCCGCCGCTCCGGGAGGCGCTCGTCGCGGCGCTGGAGCGGGGCGGCTGGGACCGTGACCGCATCGAGGCGGCGCTGGCCGACGGCTCCTGGACCGACGACCCGGTCGCCGCAGCCGTCCTCGACGAGGGCGTCGTCCCGCCCGAGCGGTCGCTCAGACGCCGGGTCTGGGCCTGGCTCTTCCCCGGGAAAGCCGTGCGACACCGGACGGCTCGGGCCGTCGGCGCCGTCGCCAGAGCGGCCGATACGGCGCTGCCTCCGGTCGTCGGCCAGCGGGCGCCGCGCCCGGTACCGGTGGCCGAACCGACCCTCGACGACCTCCAGCGGGCGGCCGACGGCAGTCTCCGCCGGGCCGTCGACGGGTCGGCCTCGGTCGGCGCGGACGAGTACGAGAAAGACGAGGTCGAGTCGGGTGCAGAGGAGGGGGGCGCTCCGTCGGAGGCACCGGACGGACGCGACGCAACTCCCGAGACACAGCCAGCGTCGGCCGCCGGTGACGAGTCCGCCGAGTGGCCGGCCGAGGCCGGGGGTGGCGACTGATGGCCCGGCGGGTCCGCTGGCGCGGGGCGGTAGTCGCGGCCGTATTGCTCGGCTTCGTCGGCGGTATCCGGGGGAACGGGACCCTGCTGCTCGCCGCGACGATTCCGCTGGCGTACGTGGCCTACGGCTCCGTCTCGACGGCGGCCGTCCCCGAGCGCCTCACCGTCACACGACGGGTCGACCCGCGGGTCGCGCCGCCGGGGCGGCCGGTGACGGTCACGCTGACGGTCCGAAACGACGGCGACAGGACGCTGTCGGACCTGCGCGTCGTCGACCCGGTCCCGTCGGCGCTTGTGGTCCTGCGGGGCACGCCGAGAGGTGGGGGGACCCTCGAACCGGGGGAGTCGGTGACGGTGACCTACACCGTCGTTGCGCGCCGCGGCGAGTTCGACTTCCCGCCGGCCCGCGTGCGGGTTCGCGGGGCCGGCGCGGGGGCGGTGGCGACGGCGGACAGACAGCCGTCGGGCGACACGCGGCTCATCTGTCGGCTGGACGCCGACGCGCCGCCGCTCTCGGATATCGGCGACGCCCGCGTGGGCCGGCTCACGACGGACGCGCCCGGGGAGGGGGTCACGTTCCACTCGACGCGGGAGTACCGCCACGGCGACCCCGCCGGTCGCATCGACTGGCGCGGCTACGCCAAGCAGGGGGAGCTCTCCACCGTCAACTACGACCGGCAGGTCTCGGCGACGGTGGTGTTCGTCCTGGACGCCCGGGCAGCGTCGCGGGTGGCCGCCGGGCCGGGCCGCCCGACGGCGGTCGAACTCGGGGCCTACGCGGCGACCCGGGCGCTCAACACCCTGCTCGGGGCCGGTCACGACGTCGCCGTCGCCGTCGTCGGCGTCGAGGGCGACGGGCCGGGCGGGCTGGCGTGGCTGCCCCCGGGCGGCGGGAGCGAGCAGCGCTCGCGGGCCATCGCCGTGCTGGGCGAGGCCATCGACGCGGCGCCGGCGGCCGACTGTGACCCCACGCAGCAGGCGCGGACGCTGGGCGGCCTGGTCGACAGGCACGCACAGTTCGTGCTCGTCTCGCCGCTGCTCGACGACGCGCCGCTGTCGATGGTCGAGCAGTGGTCCGCGTTCGGCGGCTCCCGGACCGTGCTGTCGCCCGACATCGTGGCGTCGAACACCGTCAGCGGCCAGTACGAGCAGGTCCGGCGCCGTACCCGTCTGGCCCGCTGTCAGGCCGGCGGCGCCCGGTCTATCGACTGGCGGCGCGGGACGCCGCTGCCGACGATTCTGGAGGCGACCTTCGCCGCCGAGGCCCACCGGGCCGGCGGGAGCGTCCGCGCGGGAGGTGGCGGCTGAATGGCCATCGGCGGCACCAGGCTCGACACCCCCTCCGCCGTCGGCGACGAGGGGCGACCGCGCGGCGCCAGCCTGACCGTCGTCGCGGTCGTGGTCGTCGCGATACTGGCCGCCGCCGGCTACCTGGTCGGCCGGCCGCTGGCCTTTACCACGTTCGGACTGTTCGTCGGGCTCACGTCGGCCGGGATGGCCCTGCTGTCACGCGACCGGTTGCAGCCGAAGGTCCTCGGGCACCTGCTCTTTCTCCCGGCGGCGGTCGTCCTGGCCGCGCTCGTTGGCGCGAGCGGGCTCGTCGCGTTGGCGAGCCCGGCGGTGGCCACGCTGGTCGCGGGGGCCCTGGTCGCCATGTTCGGCGTGGCGGCGGGCTGGAACGACGCGTTCGACCGGCCGACGGTCACGACGACGCTCGTCCAGAGCGGGCTCTCGTATCTGTTCTTCCTCGTCTGGCTAATCGTCCTCGCGTTCGTCGCCGGGCTGGGTCTGCTGGGCTGGGAGCTTGCGGGCTCGCTCGCGCGGGGGGCCGGACCGGTCGCCGCGTTCTTCGGGCTGTTCGAACTGCTCGGGGTCGCCGCGCCCTGCCTCTACGTCGCCGTCCGGGCGCTCCCGACCGTCGAGTTGGCGCCGGCCCACCGCCGGTCGACGGCGAGGGCGCGGTACGGGCGACTCAAATCCGCACTGCTCCGGGTGACGCTCGTCGCGTGGGGGGCCGTCATCCTGGGCCTGGTTGGGCTGGCGGCCGGGGTCGGCCAGGCGCTCCTGTCGCCGGTCGGCGGACCGATAACGCTGCTCGCCCAGGTGACCGCGATTCCCCTGCTGGCGGTCGCGGCCCTGGCCCTGCTCGCGGCGGTCCTGGCCTGGGCCGTCCGCCGGACGACCGCTGGCTTCGAGAGCCTGTCGACGCGGACGGTCGGCGCGGCCGTCGCGGCCGTCTGTTACTCCCTCGCGCTGTTCGTCGTCGCCCCGGCCCTCCTCCGACTGGGCTACGTCGGTGCGACAGCCATCCTCGTCGTCCCGGTGCTCCCGCTGCTCGTCTACGTCGGACTCGTCGCGGTCCTGCTGGGCTTTTACACCGGCGTGCTCCCCGGCCGGGCCGCCACGTCGGCCGTCGTCGCGGCCGGGCTGGTCGCCATGGGACTCGGCGGGGCGTTGTACGGGTTCCCGTCGCTGTTCGTCTTCGCGGCGGTCGCCGGCGGGCTCGTCGTCTGGGACGTGGGCACGTTCGGACTCGGCGTGACCGCCGAGCTCGGGCACCTCCCGGAGACGCGCCGGCTGGAGCTGTACCACGGGGTCGTCGCCGTCGGCGTCGGCCTGGTGGGCATCGCCGGCCTGACCGTCCTCGACCTCGCCCGGCGGTCGGTCGGGTCGGCCGTCGGGTCGCCGACGACGATGGGCATCGCGGTCCTCGGCGTCGTGCTGGTGGCCATCGGGCTGCGGGGCTGACCAGCGCCCCGTCACAGCGGGTCGGAGAGATAGGAACCACAGGTCGCCCGGATGGCATAGTTTCATGACAGCGGCGTCTAACGCTTGGATATGACCGAAGCGAGCCTGACGCCCGAGGAGGCCGCCGGGCGCTGTCGGGACATCGTCGACCGGGTCGAGGAGGCCGTCGTCGTCGAGCGGCGGGTGCTGTACGAGACGCTCGCGGCCATCATCGCCCGCGGTCACGTGCTCGTCGAGGACGTCCCCGGGACCGGCAAGACCGTCCTGGCCCGCGTTTTCGCGGAGTCGCTCGGGCTCACCTTCACCCGCATCCAGTTCACGCCGGACCTCCTGCCGGCCGACGTCACCGGCTCGAACATCTACAACGAACACGAGGGCCGGTTCGAGTTCGCGGAGGGCCCCGTCTTCACGAACGTCGCGCTGGCCGACGAGATAAACCGCGCCCCGCCGAAGACCCAGGCCGCCCTGCTGGAGTCCATGGAGGAGCGCCAGGTCAGCGTCGACGGGACGACCCACGAGCTGCCCGAGCCCTTCGTCGTCATCGCCACGCAGAACCCGGTCGAGCAGGAGGGGACCTTCCGCCTGCCGGAGGCACAGCGGGACCGCTTTGCGGTCAAAACATCGATGGGGTACCCCGACGTCGAGGGGGAGATGGACCTCCTAGCGATGCGGGACAGCCGGCGGACCCTCGCGCCGAGCGTCGACCCGGTCGTGACGCCCGAGACGGTACTCGAACTGCAGGAACTGGCCGAGGAGGTCCGCGTCGACGGGAAGGTACGTCGCTACATCGTCGACCTCGCCCGGGCGACCCGCGAGGACGAGCGCACGGAAATCGGCGTCTCCCCGCGCGGGGTCCAGCGGGTGTTCGAGGCGGTCCGGGCCAGCGCCGTCATCGACGGCCGCGAGTACGCCACGCCGGAGGACGTCAAGCGGATGGCCCG encodes the following:
- a CDS encoding zinc-dependent metalloprotease, with protein sequence MGIYHSVRAVAGATGDGPIDWTAVAEAAKESTDPGDLALSAAETEGYTTDVRDARDRVRAVSGLDFDLPETVEIQNRHHWIDANVATFERVMAPIEQQAEYIPGVARAVNTGSMAFALSFLGNNVLGQYDPLLLADNDDHALYFVRPNIQRVAGQLGVDGDRFRRWIAFHEVTHAAEFGAAPWLSDHMEETMEETIEKLSSGELDRSSLGELDTTMTAVEGYAELLMDRAFDDEYDDLRRKVDERRQGRGPVATLVRRFLGLGMKRQQYERGKAFFETVADARGVAAAGRVWESPETLPTDEEIETPRLWVERVLD
- a CDS encoding LamG-like jellyroll fold domain-containing protein, with the translated sequence MDTASTQTAVVGEENLVSRWPFSDGFADVAGGNDATAARDSPSIERHSGRDCVAFDGTDALRASRGGHGELDLCGADQPRFCITMWAYFDSETGNDPSGESAASHSLYRNDTGVRIVGREAESGSGVGVRLSISPYSDGDANGYSMADEDEVTVPVDEWHHLAFLVTPGERLEIYVDGEVAFTDDQMDGYNESSSDFWTDVTIGSWYGGNPEEWGHLMRGKLADLRVYQPGIDEPQIQQVYRETAPKADSGIVRADDLVARWPFANGFDDTVGDADASIGQGDPTVGRYHGRAGVAMDGDDGLLVGSGSDNPELSIVEREHGPVTVTGWLYFDSTEGGSPNNSPADHHILRNDAEYVLEALPAADTSGSVEIRFGISSLGEGESYTTDDATDAELHVTTGEWHHLALVVNAADYLTCYIDGAEAFHDDDLSGYSPRNTNYWSHQTIGSWYGTSSPDWYDLLVGKLSDLRIYDGQLSGDEVREIYTNSAQASATFAVDIVSTNAPVTAGTEVSVTAEVENTGDADGTQLVTLERSSGTELDETEVTLGAGATDTVTLTWNLESSETGDRTISVVTDDHVATRSITLQSSETPTSTPATATDSSDRLRDANRLATVTLEGEDHYVLDQIPEEPDDRYAFTTTSYELLEPERAASVAISYRYCEEYPYDSQARLESVRKEYEKWEDAEQLARTANLFTKLSGVLALGAVDTKASAVQVLDLAVTTFDWGQQDFNRPYHEVFANIGGASASLEWAENQVPEATESLENISSPAVDIAQSTLQAYERVDDVKTIAESAATVVEVFRQADSIHTSVGMNSISSSTDLKSTGFTVLATAAISIAVEGVSNAAEAQSEIAAIGKAAAGAQQPLLNKLIGLETLVNNYSIGPSGILRMLALRQVDYQIEASASYGISKTYEDLSSGALGDGYDAALGAETNAQEWEDNGSTWLNLSQYTAAAVGASFGRGLDNYQDSLNYEEYGPQSTFDY
- a CDS encoding DUF4129 domain-containing protein: MGTTGGDGGDIGVDSRQLLLVVVCLFGLVAAAFLAPVAGQNAPFGDGAGDPSERVPDNQGGGGGDSAGDGFDVPEWLRDLFGGGDTGGGDSGTPSKCQVYVESTPKPGAQATVFVTVDGEPSSGVRVWFNGDYVGRTDGRGVVTGEVPFETELNVTVESPVDEPCAFSRTAPVGPSESGAVGSGVSTALASGTSAIGVTPASPKLDAGPVRQQRGGANNTTQFEVASDASIRVEGDPYPGTTVTLVATVRGVPMANASVAVDGETVGTTDERGRYRLSVPDRDSVRVTVSRGEIRGRTTVSVLQLAVGYEPQLAVPGETVTVNVTRNGEPVRNATVAADGETLGTTGPSGRVNFTAPLTTGGTVTATTPLQRATVPVVYAYLYTVGASLLLVVLSTVTTWVTARRRDRETARRVARWWGAVGVLFAGYAVWELPGLGVAAICVLVVALYRHRQAVRSGGATAAERAGALLERCKRGLLRVVEGLEATVDWLHAQATRFGAWLRSLPTSLSALGARFWGWLRTLPGRLLAGLRESRRAVAAALAAAALAAVAVVGTATYAYGVPGFLLSVSLVALAAIAWWLRRRAGGAGTAAASAPSTADSAAATEDGDDPMLRRLWRRLARWVLPETWRTRTPAEVSRAAIERGLPRGPVETLTEAFRDAEYGGRSGEQRRERARAAFDEIAGARDEEGEER
- a CDS encoding DUF7269 family protein, with amino-acid sequence MRRLTTVLAGVGALLVVLGAVFGLLAGSPAARVPSPVALFGGVLVVALTLWKLVRSPGGGFAPAPWDEDGAIVDEPPESTARTDPISGTALSGVIEAAASDARDETVEAGLATVRPPLREALVAALERGGWDRDRIEAALADGSWTDDPVAAAVLDEGVVPPERSLRRRVWAWLFPGKAVRHRTARAVGAVARAADTALPPVVGQRAPRPVPVAEPTLDDLQRAADGSLRRAVDGSASVGADEYEKDEVESGAEEGGAPSEAPDGRDATPETQPASAAGDESAEWPAEAGGGD